Genomic DNA from Leptospira hartskeerlii:
TGCTAAAGAAGGCCTGACAGTACTTTCCAATCCGAATCTTCTCAAAATAGGCTGAGCGCAGTGATGTCCTGATCTGACAGCAATTCCTTCTTGAGCTAAATATCTTCCTACATCTTCCGTTTTAAAACCGTCTAATACGAAAGATAATACCCCGGCTTTATCCGGTGCAGTTCCGATCATCTTCAAGCCGGGAACTTTTTTTAATTCCTTAGTTCCATATTCCAAAAGAGAATGTTCATATTCTGCGATACGTACCATTCCGAATTTGTTTAGATAATCGATAGCCGCGCCTAAACCTACTGCATCCGCGATATTACCGGTGCCCGCTTCGAAACGGAAAGGAGCCGGTTGATAAACTGTTCTTTCAAAGGTAACATCTTGGATCATATTTCCACCGCCCTGCCATGGAGTCATTTGATCTAAAATTTCCTTCTTACCGAATAAAACTCCGATTCCAGTTGGTGCAAATACCTTATGACCGGAGAACACATAAAAATCGCAATCCAATGCTTGTACATCCACAGGCATATGAGACACTGCTTGCGCACCATCCAATAAAACTTTGGCTCCTTGCTTATGAGCCATTTCGATCATTGTATCCGCAGGTGTAACAGTTCCCAATGCATTTGAAACTTGTGTAAATGCAACTATACGAGTCTTAGGCGTTAATAATCTTTGATACTCACTTAAGATAATCTGTCCTGTTTCGTCTACGGGGATTACTTTTAATTTGGCTCCCTTCTCTGAGCATAACATCTGCCAAGGAACAATATTAGCATGATGTTCCAGCCAAGAGATGAGTATCTCGTCATCTTTTCCTATGTTCTGTCTTCCCCAGGTTTGGGCGACAAGATTGATCGCTTCCGTAGCACCTCTAACAAATACGATCTCCTCGGTCGAAGAAGAATTTAAGAAACCCTTCACCTTCTCCCTTGCAGCTTCATACGCGTCAGTCGCTCTTGCTGCTAGAGTATGCGCTCCCCTATGAATATTGGAATTCTCGTGTTTGTAAAAGTAAGAAAGTCTATCAATTACAGCCTGAGGTTTATGAGTGGTAGCTGCATTATCCAACCAAACTAAATTTCTTCCGTTTACCTTCTCTTCTAGTATTGGAAAATCTTTTCTGGCGTAGCTCAGATCAAAATTCCCGGAAGAAATGTCTACGGAAGGAACCAGGCTTGGACTGAAGGTGAATGGATCAGAAATTTGGATATTCTGTGCTTCGGAATCGAAAGATCTAAATTCATCCAAAAAGGAAAATGCAGAATTTCCGATAGAAGCGGATTCCGGCTGGGAAATAATTCCCTGGCTTTCCATAGGCATCTCGTTTGGGATTTTGGAAGAAGAAAGAACTAATTCGTCTACGTTAGATCCACTTGGCAACGATCCAAAAAGTTTCTTAGACCATTCTGCGATCAAGTTAGGATCCACGGGAGGAGAATCCCTCCAATTCGAAAATTCTCCAGGCAATTCCGGAAAGAAATCACTTGTACTCATAATAATTGCCTACATCCACGTTTTCTAAAACGGCGATCGCATCATCGGTCAGAACAGCAGCAGAGCAATAGAGAGAGATCAAATAAGAACCGATTGCAGAACGATTGATCCCCATAAAACGAACAGAAAGTCCTGGAGTTTGTTCCCCAGGTAAACCTGGTTGGTATAATCCAATCACACCTTGCTTCTTTTCACCCACTCTTAAAAGAAGAATATTGGTTATCCCACCAGGAGCCTTAGGTGCAATCTCTCCTCCTACCAAAAGTTTATCAGTAGGAATGATAGGAAGTCCTCTCCAAGTTAAGAACTGTGCTCCGAAAAGAGATACTGTAGCCGGTGGAACTCCTCTGCGAGTACATTCTCTACCGAAAGCGGCTACTGCCAATGGATGCGCTAAGAAGAAAGAAGGTTCTTTCCAAACTTTAGAAATCAACTCATCCAGATCGTCCGGAGTGGGAGCTCCCTTTCTAGTTTGGATCCGTTGTTTTTTAGGAACATTCTTCAATAAACCATAATCTTCGTTATTGATTAACTCGTTCTCTTGGCGCTCTTTAACACTTTCGATAGTAAGTCTAAGTTGTTCTTGGATCTGATCGTGAGGATTGCTAAATAAGTCAGAAACTCTAGTATGAACATCCAATACTGTGGATATCGCACTCAATGTATATTCTCTAGGTTTTTCCTCATAGTCTACGAAAGTTTCCGGAAGCGGTTGTTCATCTTTCTGTCCGCAAAGAACTTCGACGGAGCTATTGTCTTTCACTCTATTCACTCTCAAGGTTCCGGATTCTAAAGGTTTCCAATCCAATAAACGAACTAACCAACGAGGAGTGATTAAATCATACTGTGCTTGTGTTTTAGTTGTATTTGCAAGTTTGCGAGCTGCGTTATCTCCCAAAGAATGTTGCGGAATGCTATTTTCAGCCATATTAAAAACTCCTGATTAGCTGAATGTTCGATCCTTTACATTTATCTATCGTTTAAAAACGGATAAGAGGATTCAGATGTCGAAATGGTCCTGTTTAATATATTTTAACTTGTTATAAGTATATTAAACAAATTAAATATATGAATATAGATCAAAACATTCGTTCCTGTTGGTATTCGATAAGTAATAAAATTGGGAACTACTTTTTTATTCTTTTTGCAAATGATGAAAGAAATTATCTACGAAGAGATTCTATTTACTTATAGAGTATCTTAAAATACAAGAAAGTGAAGAGTAAAATTCAGCCTGATCCAGGCGCTTCAGCCAAGCAGAAATTCAATATGCTTTATTGACTTAAAATCCAATTTTTGGGTTAGAATAGACAAATAAAACAAAATCCACCTCGGTTATTTCGTAAGAGACAGTCTAACAACAAACTTGGAAACTATAGCTTATGAA
This window encodes:
- a CDS encoding family 2A encapsulin nanocompartment cargo protein cysteine desulfurase; the protein is MSTSDFFPELPGEFSNWRDSPPVDPNLIAEWSKKLFGSLPSGSNVDELVLSSSKIPNEMPMESQGIISQPESASIGNSAFSFLDEFRSFDSEAQNIQISDPFTFSPSLVPSVDISSGNFDLSYARKDFPILEEKVNGRNLVWLDNAATTHKPQAVIDRLSYFYKHENSNIHRGAHTLAARATDAYEAAREKVKGFLNSSSTEEIVFVRGATEAINLVAQTWGRQNIGKDDEILISWLEHHANIVPWQMLCSEKGAKLKVIPVDETGQIILSEYQRLLTPKTRIVAFTQVSNALGTVTPADTMIEMAHKQGAKVLLDGAQAVSHMPVDVQALDCDFYVFSGHKVFAPTGIGVLFGKKEILDQMTPWQGGGNMIQDVTFERTVYQPAPFRFEAGTGNIADAVGLGAAIDYLNKFGMVRIAEYEHSLLEYGTKELKKVPGLKMIGTAPDKAGVLSFVLDGFKTEDVGRYLAQEGIAVRSGHHCAQPILRRFGLESTVRPSLAFYNTCEDIDALIRALYDLKAGRTSGPL
- a CDS encoding family 2A encapsulin nanocompartment shell protein gives rise to the protein MAENSIPQHSLGDNAARKLANTTKTQAQYDLITPRWLVRLLDWKPLESGTLRVNRVKDNSSVEVLCGQKDEQPLPETFVDYEEKPREYTLSAISTVLDVHTRVSDLFSNPHDQIQEQLRLTIESVKERQENELINNEDYGLLKNVPKKQRIQTRKGAPTPDDLDELISKVWKEPSFFLAHPLAVAAFGRECTRRGVPPATVSLFGAQFLTWRGLPIIPTDKLLVGGEIAPKAPGGITNILLLRVGEKKQGVIGLYQPGLPGEQTPGLSVRFMGINRSAIGSYLISLYCSAAVLTDDAIAVLENVDVGNYYEYK